CCGTCCGCCGGGCACCGGCATCCGCTCCGAGACCGGAAGCGCGACTCCGAGACCGGGAGTCCGACTCCTGGACCGGAAGCGCGACTCCTAGACCGGCTGTCCGAACAGCTCCCGCAGGACGTCCTCCATGGTCACCAGGCCCGCGAGGCGTCCGTCGCTGCCCATCACCGCCGCGAGGTGCGTCCGGCTGCGGCGCATGGCCGTCAGGACGTCGTCCAGGGGAGTGCTCTCCCGGACCCGGGCGATGAGCCGCATGTCCTCCACCCGGAACGGCACGTCGCGCGGGGTGGCGTCCAGCGCGTCCTTGACGTGCAGATACCCGAGGATGCGACGGCCGTCGTCGACGACCGGGAAACGGGAGAAGCCCGATTCGGCGGACAGCCGCTCCAGCTCCTCGGGCGTGATGCCCGCATGCGCGTAGACGACCCGTTCCACCGGGAGCACGACGTCGTGCACGGGCCGACGACCCAGCTCCAGAGCGTCGTGCAGGCGCTCCTGGGCCCGGTCGTCGATGAGCCCGGCGGCGCCGGAGTCCTTCACGAGGCGGGCCAGCTCGTCGTCCGAGAAGGTCGCCACGACCTCGTCCTTGGTCTCCACCCGCAACAGCTTCAGCAGTCCGTTCGCGAAGGCGTTGACGGTGAAGATCACCGGACGCAGGGCGCGTGAGAGGGCGACCAGCGGCGGTCCGAGCAGCAGCGCCGTCCGCACCGGTTCGGCGAGCGCCACGTTCTTCGGCACCATCTCACCGAGCAGCATGTGCAGATACGTCGCCAGGCTGAGCGCGATGACGAAGGAGACGGCGTGGCCGGCGCCGGAGGGCACGCCCACTGCGTGGAACACCGGCTCCAGCAGATGCGCGATCGCGGGTTCGGCCACGATGCCGAGCACCAGGGTGCACAGCGTGATACCCAGCTGGGCCGTGGCGAGGAGCGCGGAGACGTGCTCGAGACCCCACAGCACGCTGCGTGCGCGTCGGTCGCCCTGCTCCGCGTGCGGCTCGATCTGGCTGCGGCGCACCGAGATCAGCGCGAACTCGCCGCCCACGAAGAAGCCGTTCACGACGAGCGTCGCGAGCCCGATCAGCAGTTGTACGGCGGTCATCGCGCGGTCTCCTCGGCGTCGTGCGGCGCGTGCAGCAGCACGCGGGCGGCCCGTCGTCCCGAGGCGTCCACCACGTCGAGCCGCCAGCCGGTGGCCTCGACGGCGTCCCCCTCGGCGGGGATGCGGCCCAGCTCGGCCGCGACGAAACCGGCCAGGGTCTCGTACGGACCGTCGGGCACCCGCAGTCCGACCCGGGCGAGCTGGTCCGTACGGGCGGACCCGTCGGCCGAGTACAGCGTCCGGCCGGAGTCGTCCGTGCCGACCGGCGCGATGTCGGGCGTCTCGTGCGGATCGTGCTCGTCACGGACCTCGCCGACGACCTCCTCGACGATGTCCTCCAGCGTGGCGACACCGGCGGTACCGCCGTACTCGTCGATGACCACGGCCATCGTGCGCTTGCCGGCCAGCCGGTCCAGCAGGCGGTCGACGGTCAGCGACTCCGGCACGAGCAGCGTCTCCCGCATGATCCGGGCGACGGGAGTCTGGGTCCGCTCCTCGGCGGGGACCGTGAGGACGTCCTTGATGTGGGCCACACCGACGACCTCGTCGAGGCTGTCCTGGTAGACGGGGAAGCGGGACAGGCCGGTCGCCCGGGTCGCGTTCGCCACGTCCTCGCAGGTCGCCTGCATGTCCAGGGCGATGACCTGGACGCGCGGCGTCATCACGTTCTCCGCGGTCAGGTCGGCGAGGTTCAGGGTGCGCACGAACAGCTCGGCGGTGTCCGCCTCCAGCGCGCCCTCCTTCGCGGAGTGCCGGGCGAGCGCCACCAGCTCCTGCGGCCCGCGCGCGGAGGCCAGCTCCTCGGCGGGTTCGAGGCCGAAACGCCGCACGACGTGGTTGGCCGTGTTGTTGAGGTGCGCGATGAACGGACGGAAGGCCGCGCTGAACCAGCGCTGCGGCGTCGCCACGCGCTTGGCCACGGCCAGCGGCGTGGAGATCGCCCAGTTCTTCGGCACCAGCTCGCCCACGACCATCAGGAAGAGGGTCGAGAGCGCCGTACCGATGACCAGGGCCACCGAACGCGACGCGGAGGCCGGAACGCCGATCGACTCCAGGGGGCCCGCGATCAGCTTGGCGATCGAGGACTCGGAGAGCATGCCGACGACCAGGTTGGTCACGGTGATGCCGAGCTGGGCGCCGGACAGCTGGAAGGTGAGGTTGCGTACGGCCTTGAGGGCACCCGAGGCGCCCCGCTCGCCGCGCTCCACGGCACGTTCGAGTTCGCTGCGCTCGACCGTGGTCAGCGAGAACTCCGCCGCCACGAAGGCGCCGCAGGCCAGCGAGAGCAGAACGGCCACCAGCAGCAGGAGAACTTCGGTCATCGGGTCACCTCCGTCCCATGATCGGCCAGGGTCGGGGGGATCGCGCGATGTCCGCGGCCACCGTGACGAGCACGGCGCCGGGTACTGGGAGGTTCGCCCATGGGCGGACGCTCACACCTTTCGTAGGAGGACGGAGTGTCCACCAAGGGTAAAGGAAGAGCAAAGCGTTCTCCTTGGTGGCCCCCGTACCTGACAAGGAACCAGGGGAGTGTCGCTGGGACCAGTCCGGTTCCCCCGACCGGTCCGGACGACACCCGCTACGCGCCGAGCGGCTTCACCCAGCGCCGCCAGTGCTCCTCGGGCGCGTACCCGGCGGCGCGCCAGGCGTGGTGGGCCGACTCGTTCCGCCGCAGCACCATCGCGTCCCCGCGCCGCCCGCCGAGCCGTACGAAACGTTCCTCCGCGGCGGCGAGCAGCGCCGAGCCGATGCCGAGCCGTCGCCGGTCCGGATGCACCGCCAGCCGGTACAGATGGCAGCGCCAGCCGTCGAAGCCGGCGATCACCGTGCCGGCCAGTTCCCCGTCCCGTTCCGCGAGGAGCAGGGCCCCGGGGTCCCGGGCGAGCAGCCGCTCTACGCCGTCGCGGTCGTCGCTGATGCTCGTGCCCTCGGCGGCCGTCCTCCAGAAGGCGAGCACCGTGTCCAGGTCCTCGGGCGCGGCGGCCCGTATCCGCAGGTCGGTCATGGGCCGATCCCATCACGCGGGCCGTGCCGTGGCACCGGATTCCACCATCCGGACGGCTGTCGGCCACCGGTGGGCGGCCGACCGGTGCGCGAGGAGACCCCGGTCGGCCGTCGGCACGGCGGTCACTCGTGGGCGATGGCCGCGAGGACGTTCATTCGGGACGCCCGCAGCGCCGGGAGCAGTGCGGCGACGACGCCGACGAGCGCCGAGCCGACCACGACCGCCACGATCGTCGTCCAGGGGACGGCCAGTTCCTCCATCCCCTGGAGAGCGAGCACCCGCTGGACGCACACGCCCCAGACGAGCCCCAGCGCCAGACCGAGCACGGCCCCGAACACGGCGATGACCACCGATTCCAGCCGGATCATCCGGCGCAGCTGACGGCGGCCGAGCCCGATGGCCCGCAGCAGCCCGATCTCGCGGGTCCGCTCGACCACCGACAGGGCGAGGGTGTTCACGACACCGAGCACCGCGATGACGATGGCGAGCCCGAGCAGGGCGTACACGAGGTAGAGCAGCACGGCGATCTGGTCGTGCACCAGCTTCTTGTAGTCGGCCTGGTCGCGGACCTGTACCTGGGGGTACGGGTCGAGGGTCTTCTCCAGACGTGGGCGCAACCGGTCCGCGTCGGTGCCCGGGCTCGCGTTCACGTACAGCGCGGAGTCCTGCCCGCCGGGCACGTACTTCTCGACCGTGCCGAAGCCGACGACGAGCCCGCCCTGCATACCGAACCCGCCGCTGCCCGCCTGGTCGGTGAGCGCGCCCACCGTCAGGTCGGCCCTGCGGCCGGCCGGGAACTCGACGGGAATCGTGCTGCCCACCCGGACGCCGTGGTCCTCGGCGAACGTCGCGTCCATGGCGATGCGTCCGTCCGCGAGTGCCGCCGCGGTGTCGCCCCGCGCGTACGTGATGTGGGCGACGTCGTCGAGCCGCTGGTCGTAGGCCGCAGCGGACGTCTCGATGCGCCTGCCGTCCGGCAACCGGACCGCGATCGGCGTGAACCGCTGCCGGACGACGAGCCCCACGCCCTCGGTGGCGCGCACCTTGTCCGTCAACTCCTTGGAGAACGGAACGAAGTTGTCGTTCTGCAGCACGAAGTCGGAGCCGAGCGTCTTGTCGATCTGGCTGTCGAAGGACTTGCTCATGGAGGCGCTGGCCACCGACATCCCGCCCACCAGGGCGAGCCCCACCATGAGCGCGGCGGCGGTGGCGCCGGTGCGGCGCGGATTGCGCAGGGCGTTGCGCTGGCTCATCCGGCCGACCGAGCCGAAGAGCGCCGGGAAGGCGCCTCCGAGGACCCGGATCACCGGCCGGACCAGCAGCGGCCCGGCGATCACCGTGGCGATCAGCGTCAGGACGACACCGAGTCCCAGCAGCGAGGCGGACGTCGACGTCTTCGACGCGGCCGCGCATCCGGCGAGCGCCGCCGCTCCGGCCGCCCCGACGACCAGGCCCACGACGGCCCGCGTCCGCAACGGCTTCCCGACCCCGGCGACCTCGGCGTCGGCGAGGGCCGCCATCGGCGAGACGGTCGCCGCGCGCCGGGCGGGCAGATACGCGGCGACGAACGTGACACCCACCCCGACGACGTACGCCGCCACGGGTGTCGGCCAGCCGATCACCATCTCCGTGGACTTCAGGTTCATGCCGAACGCGGTCATCAGCTTGATCAGACCGACCGCGAGCCCGATCCCCGCGGCGAGGCCGAGGGTCGAACCGACCAGGCCGAGGAGCAGCGCCTCGGTGAGCACCGACCGGCGCACCTGGCGGCGGTCCGCGCCGAGCGCCCTCAACAGGCCCAGTTCGCGGGTGCGTTGGGCGATCAGCATGGAGAACGTGTTGACGATCAGGAAGATGCCGACGAGCACGGCTATCCCGGCGAAGCCGAGCATCACGTACTTGATGATGTCCAGGAAACCGCCGAGCTGCTCGGCCGACGACTCGGCCTGCTCGTCGGCCGTCTTCACGTCGTACCTGCCGGCGCCCAGCTCGGCGGCGATCCGCTGCTTGACCGTCGCGTCGCCGACGCCCTTCGTCGCGTCCACGGAGATGCTCGTGGCGACGCCGGTGGATCCGAGGAGCTTCGTCTGCGCGGTCGCGGTGTCGAGGAAGACCAGTGCGGCACCGGGGTTCGTGGTGGTGAAGGTCGCGATCCCGACGATCCGCACCTCGAACGACCCGGGCTGCGCCTGCACGGTGAGCGTGTCCCCGATGCCGAGATGCTTCTTGTCGGCGGTGTCCGCGTCGAGCAGCGCCTCGCCGTCGCCCTGGGGCGCGTGTCCGGAGGTCAGCTTCACCGGACTGCGGTCGGTGACCTGCCAGTCCGTGACGATGGTGGGGGCGCCGGTCGTCGGGCCGACGGACCGGTGCGCGCTGTCCACGACCGGGGCGTTCTCGACCGAGGCGTCGATCCGGGCCGCGGCGACTCCCTCGACCTTCGCGATCCGGTCCGCGAGCGATGCCGGCACGGTCTCGGTGGCGCCGGTCGGCAGCTGCGCGTTCAGGTCGTTCCTCGGCTCCACGGTCACATCCGCGGAGGTGGAGGCGAAGAGCCGGTCGAACGTGCGGGTCACCGTGTCCGAGAAGATGAGGCTGCCCGCGACGAACGCCACCGACAGCACGATGGCGAGCGCAGACAGGAGCAGCCGGCCCTTGTGCGCGAGAAAGCTCCGCAGGGTCGCCTTGAGCACAGCCGCCTCAGTCCTTGTCGAGGGTCACGTCGGCGGAGCCGGCCGTGGCGGAGCCGCTGCCCGAGGCGGTCGGGGGAGGGCCCTCGGTGGTGCCGCCCGCGCGAGGCGTCCCACCGGGCCCGCCCGGGGCCGGGATGCCGCCGGACCCGCCGGCGTCCGCCGGGGTGCCCCCGGGTTCGCGGCCGTCGTAGGTCACGCGGACCGTGTCGAAGCGCTTCATCCGCTCCAGCACCGCCTCCGCGGTCGGCCGCTGCGTCTCGTCCACGATCCGCCCGTCCGCGAGGAAGAGCACCAGGTCGGAGTGGGCGGCCGCGCCCGGGTCGTGCGTGACCATGACGACGGTCTGGCCCAGTTCGTCGACGGCCTCGCGCAGGAAGCCGAGGACCTCGAGCCCGGCGCGGGAGTCCAGGTTGCCGGTCGGCTCGTCGGCGAAGATCAGCTCCGGCCGGGAGGCGAGCGCCCGCGCACAGGCCACGCGCTGCTGCTGGCCGCCGGACAGCTGGGCGGGCCGGTGCTTCAGCCGGTCCCGCAGTCCCAGCGTGTCGATGACCTGGTCCAGCCACTGCCGGTCGGGCTTCTGGCCCGCGATGTCCATGGGCAGCGTGATGTTCTCCGCCGCGTTCAGTGTCGGGATCAGGTTGAACGACTGGAACATGAAGCCGATCCGGTCCCGGCGCAGCCGTGTCAGTTCACGGTCCTTCAGCCCGGTGATCTCCGTGTCGCCCAGCCAGACCTGTCCGGCCGAGACGGTGTCGAGCCCGGCCAGGCAGTGCATGAGGGTGGACTTCCCGGAGCCCGAGGGGCCCATCACGGCGGTGAACCGGCCCCGCGCGATGTCCACGTCGACCGAGTCGAGGGCGAGCACCGCGGTCTCGCCCGAGCCGTACGCCTTCGTCAGACCGCGGGCGCGGGCGGCGATCCCGTCCCCCTCCGCGCGGCCGGGTGCCTGCTCCGCAGCAGCTGTGGACAAGGCCGCCTCCTCCGTGTTCGACGTCCCGAATCCCTCGTCGCGCCCGAGCGTAGTGTGACGGAGGGCACACCCGGTATCCCCCTGGAGTGCCGGGTGGTCTCCGCCCCAGGTCGCGTCCCGGGCACGGATGTAAGGGGCACTCTCCACCCGCGTTCGCCGGGCCGGTGGCGGCGACGGCAGCCGTCCCGGGCTTCTGGAGGGGCAGGCCCCCTTGCCGGTGCTAGCGGTTCCGCGCTAGCTTCGAAGGATGGCGAAGACTCAGCTGAACGTCCGGGTGGACGAGGGCACGGCCCGAGCCGCCCGTGAGCGAGCCCTGGAACGGGGGATGAGCGTGAACCGCTACATCGAGGAGCTGGTCCGGCAGGACACCGGGGAGGTCGGCCACACGTTCGTGGACGCCGCCGCCGATTTCATGAAGCAGTACGAGTCCGTGTTCGCCGAGGAGTTCGGCTCGGACCGTGAAGGCACCCGCGAAGGTCGTCGTTGATCCCTTGAGCAGTCTCAGAGTCGATCTTGCCTGGCTCCTCATGATCGCCGAACAGAAAACCCCCGGAGATCCCCAGGTCACCGACTGGGGAGCCCTCGTCGCCGCCGTCAGCCGGCACGAGGCGGAGATCTTCGGCATCCCCGTCTACGACAGTCCGCACACCCGCGCCGCCGCGCTCCTCCAGCTCCTGCTGCATGTCCCGGCGCTCGAGCGTTCCAACGCGATGTTCGCCTCGGCCGTCGCGTACGCCTATCTCGTCGCCAGCGGCCTGAAGGTCGTCACCTCGCCCGAACAGGTGCGGGAGCTGGCCCGCCTGGTGAAGAGCGGTGACGCCACCGTGCACGAGATCGCGCACGAGCTGCGCCGCTGGAGCCTGTAGTCGGGATACGCGTCCCCGGCCCCCTAGTCCATGGGCCGGTAGGCGGTGCCCAGGACGCAGTACGAGGTGGGCAGCCTCATCCCCTTCTCGGGCATGAACAGCCTGCGGTACGGCCCCAGCTCGAAGCCGGCGTCGCGCAGTGCGGAGACCGTGTCGCGGGACAGGTGGCAACCGCCGGCCAGCCGGGGCCACACCGTGCGGTCCAGGCCTCGCTGCGTCGACCGCATCACCGGTCCGCCGCCGCTGCCGTGCTCGAAGAACCGCACCGTGCCGCCGGGGCGCAGCACCCGCCGCACCTCGGCGAGGGTCCTCGGCACGTCCCGCACGCTGCACAGCACCAGCGACAGCACCGCCGCGTCGTACGCCTCGCTCTTCACCGGCAGGGCCTCCGCCGCACCCGGCGCCACATCGACGGGCACCTCGCAGCGCAGCGCCGCCTCCACCGCCAACTGCCGCAGCAGCCGCTCGGGTTCGATGGCCACGACCTCCGACACGGTGCCCGGATAGTGCGCGAAGTTCAGCCCGTTGCCCGCGCCGATCTCGATGACCCGGCCGGACAGCCCGGCGAGCAGCCGGTCGCGCATCCGGCCCATGCCCATCCGCGTCTCGGCGCCGACGCTGAGGCGGGCGTAGGAACGGGCGAACACCGGATGGTGCACGGCGTCCGCCGTCACCTTGCCGGAGCCGGCCGGACGCAACGGCTTGAACGGCATGACGGACCTCCCGGGAGGACGGGTCTTACCGGGATTGTCCCCCCGCAGGGTCCGCCGCACGCGCCGGACGGCCCGCCCGCTCCCACCGCGCCCGCGCGCCGGGACGCCGGCCAGGCCGGTGTCCCGGCGGAGGCGATCGCCGTGGGTGCCCGCGCGTCCCCCCGGCCGGGACGGCTCAGGCGCCGTTGGCCGCGGCGAAGACGTCCGCGTTCCACCGTCCGCCCAGTCGCGGATCCAGCCAACCCGGCGCGCCTGTACGGAAGTCGGCGGGCGCCAGGCCCCCCGCTCCCGCCGGGACCGCGCCCAGCAGCGGCGCACCGCACACCGCCGGCAGGTCGGCGAGGTTGCAGCGCATCGCCAGATCCGGCGCGTCCGGCCAGCTGCCGATGACGACACCGGCGAACTCCAGCTCGCGGCCTCGCAGTTCACGGGCCGTCAGTTCCGTCGTGTTGAGCGTGCCGAGCCCGGCCGGCGTCACGACCAGCACGGGCGCGTCGAGCATCCGGGCCGCGTCCGCCAGCGTGCCGTCCTCGTCGTCGAAGCGGACGAGGAGGCCGCCCGCGCCCTCGACGAGCACCAGGTCGTGCTCGGTGGCCAGTTTGGCGGCGGCCTCGGCGACATCCCGCGGCGGCACCGGCGTGAGGCCGGCCCGCCGGGCGGCGGTCGCCGGCGCCAACGGCTCCGGGTAGCGGCCGAGTTCGAGCGTCGTGACCGCGCCCGCGAGCCGCGCCGCCTCGTCGGCGTCGCCCCGCTCCTGCGGTGCCACACCGGTCTGTGCCGGCTTGAGCACGGCCACCGACCGTCCGGCCGTGAGCGCCGTGGCGGCGACGGCGGCCGTGACGACCGTCTTGCCGACCTCCGTGCCCGTTCCCGTGATCACCAGTACCGGCATCTCAACCCTCCCGCGCCGCCG
The window above is part of the Streptomyces sp. NBC_01428 genome. Proteins encoded here:
- a CDS encoding ABC transporter ATP-binding protein, which gives rise to MSTAAAEQAPGRAEGDGIAARARGLTKAYGSGETAVLALDSVDVDIARGRFTAVMGPSGSGKSTLMHCLAGLDTVSAGQVWLGDTEITGLKDRELTRLRRDRIGFMFQSFNLIPTLNAAENITLPMDIAGQKPDRQWLDQVIDTLGLRDRLKHRPAQLSGGQQQRVACARALASRPELIFADEPTGNLDSRAGLEVLGFLREAVDELGQTVVMVTHDPGAAAHSDLVLFLADGRIVDETQRPTAEAVLERMKRFDTVRVTYDGREPGGTPADAGGSGGIPAPGGPGGTPRAGGTTEGPPPTASGSGSATAGSADVTLDKD
- a CDS encoding hemolysin family protein — translated: MTEVLLLLVAVLLSLACGAFVAAEFSLTTVERSELERAVERGERGASGALKAVRNLTFQLSGAQLGITVTNLVVGMLSESSIAKLIAGPLESIGVPASASRSVALVIGTALSTLFLMVVGELVPKNWAISTPLAVAKRVATPQRWFSAAFRPFIAHLNNTANHVVRRFGLEPAEELASARGPQELVALARHSAKEGALEADTAELFVRTLNLADLTAENVMTPRVQVIALDMQATCEDVANATRATGLSRFPVYQDSLDEVVGVAHIKDVLTVPAEERTQTPVARIMRETLLVPESLTVDRLLDRLAGKRTMAVVIDEYGGTAGVATLEDIVEEVVGEVRDEHDPHETPDIAPVGTDDSGRTLYSADGSARTDQLARVGLRVPDGPYETLAGFVAAELGRIPAEGDAVEATGWRLDVVDASGRRAARVLLHAPHDAEETAR
- a CDS encoding hemolysin family protein, with protein sequence MTAVQLLIGLATLVVNGFFVGGEFALISVRRSQIEPHAEQGDRRARSVLWGLEHVSALLATAQLGITLCTLVLGIVAEPAIAHLLEPVFHAVGVPSGAGHAVSFVIALSLATYLHMLLGEMVPKNVALAEPVRTALLLGPPLVALSRALRPVIFTVNAFANGLLKLLRVETKDEVVATFSDDELARLVKDSGAAGLIDDRAQERLHDALELGRRPVHDVVLPVERVVYAHAGITPEELERLSAESGFSRFPVVDDGRRILGYLHVKDALDATPRDVPFRVEDMRLIARVRESTPLDDVLTAMRRSRTHLAAVMGSDGRLAGLVTMEDVLRELFGQPV
- a CDS encoding ABC transporter permease, with protein sequence MLKATLRSFLAHKGRLLLSALAIVLSVAFVAGSLIFSDTVTRTFDRLFASTSADVTVEPRNDLNAQLPTGATETVPASLADRIAKVEGVAAARIDASVENAPVVDSAHRSVGPTTGAPTIVTDWQVTDRSPVKLTSGHAPQGDGEALLDADTADKKHLGIGDTLTVQAQPGSFEVRIVGIATFTTTNPGAALVFLDTATAQTKLLGSTGVATSISVDATKGVGDATVKQRIAAELGAGRYDVKTADEQAESSAEQLGGFLDIIKYVMLGFAGIAVLVGIFLIVNTFSMLIAQRTRELGLLRALGADRRQVRRSVLTEALLLGLVGSTLGLAAGIGLAVGLIKLMTAFGMNLKSTEMVIGWPTPVAAYVVGVGVTFVAAYLPARRAATVSPMAALADAEVAGVGKPLRTRAVVGLVVGAAGAAALAGCAAASKTSTSASLLGLGVVLTLIATVIAGPLLVRPVIRVLGGAFPALFGSVGRMSQRNALRNPRRTGATAAALMVGLALVGGMSVASASMSKSFDSQIDKTLGSDFVLQNDNFVPFSKELTDKVRATEGVGLVVRQRFTPIAVRLPDGRRIETSAAAYDQRLDDVAHITYARGDTAAALADGRIAMDATFAEDHGVRVGSTIPVEFPAGRRADLTVGALTDQAGSGGFGMQGGLVVGFGTVEKYVPGGQDSALYVNASPGTDADRLRPRLEKTLDPYPQVQVRDQADYKKLVHDQIAVLLYLVYALLGLAIVIAVLGVVNTLALSVVERTREIGLLRAIGLGRRQLRRMIRLESVVIAVFGAVLGLALGLVWGVCVQRVLALQGMEELAVPWTTIVAVVVGSALVGVVAALLPALRASRMNVLAAIAHE
- a CDS encoding fic family toxin-antitoxin system, toxin component, with protein sequence MSSLRVDLAWLLMIAEQKTPGDPQVTDWGALVAAVSRHEAEIFGIPVYDSPHTRAAALLQLLLHVPALERSNAMFASAVAYAYLVASGLKVVTSPEQVRELARLVKSGDATVHEIAHELRRWSL
- a CDS encoding toxin-antitoxin system, antitoxin component, translating into MAKTQLNVRVDEGTARAARERALERGMSVNRYIEELVRQDTGEVGHTFVDAAADFMKQYESVFAEEFGSDREGTREGRR
- a CDS encoding GNAT family N-acetyltransferase, translating into MTDLRIRAAAPEDLDTVLAFWRTAAEGTSISDDRDGVERLLARDPGALLLAERDGELAGTVIAGFDGWRCHLYRLAVHPDRRRLGIGSALLAAAEERFVRLGGRRGDAMVLRRNESAHHAWRAAGYAPEEHWRRWVKPLGA
- the bioD gene encoding dethiobiotin synthase codes for the protein MPVLVITGTGTEVGKTVVTAAVAATALTAGRSVAVLKPAQTGVAPQERGDADEAARLAGAVTTLELGRYPEPLAPATAARRAGLTPVPPRDVAEAAAKLATEHDLVLVEGAGGLLVRFDDEDGTLADAARMLDAPVLVVTPAGLGTLNTTELTARELRGRELEFAGVVIGSWPDAPDLAMRCNLADLPAVCGAPLLGAVPAGAGGLAPADFRTGAPGWLDPRLGGRWNADVFAAANGA
- a CDS encoding class I SAM-dependent methyltransferase, with translation MPFKPLRPAGSGKVTADAVHHPVFARSYARLSVGAETRMGMGRMRDRLLAGLSGRVIEIGAGNGLNFAHYPGTVSEVVAIEPERLLRQLAVEAALRCEVPVDVAPGAAEALPVKSEAYDAAVLSLVLCSVRDVPRTLAEVRRVLRPGGTVRFFEHGSGGGPVMRSTQRGLDRTVWPRLAGGCHLSRDTVSALRDAGFELGPYRRLFMPEKGMRLPTSYCVLGTAYRPMD